The segment TTGCTGCTGCACCACGCGTTGCGTTTGTCGAGCAGGCTGTTGACGGGCAGGTTGTTGGCGGGCAGGTTGTTGGCGGGCAGCGGATTGCTGTTGAACAGTAACTCGCGACGAAGCAGCCGGTTGCTGAAACCGTTGTGGCATCTGACCGCTGGCAACATTGCGCGGCGGATTGACGTAGTACGGTTGCTGAACCGCGGGCGTCGTCTGTTGTGGCTGTTGATAGTTTTGGCGGCCAGCGTTCGGATAGGGATTCGAACGCGGAAACTGTTGCGGAACGGCTGGTTGACTCTGAGCCGTCATTGATCGCGAGCGTTGCAGCTGAAACAACGCCGCGTTGACTTGTGCGTCCTGCGCCGCGGTGACGGATTCGTTCTGACGCCGCATATACTGCGACATGTTCGCGATCTCTCTAGCTCTGCCGACATCGACAGACTCGGCCGGTTGATCATCTTCGAGGACCGACCAGGCAGCCGGTTGGATGTGAACCGGCGGCATATAGCGTGCCGGTTCGTCGGGCTGTTGGCCGTGGGCTGCAGAGGAAAGCAACATCCCTGCACTGGTGAACAGAACCGCCGGCAACGATCGCAAAACGAATCGGCCGAAAAGTGACTTACGCGTAATCCCCGCCCGCACCATCGGTGCTGTAGTTGGGAGCTTCCTGTGTGATCGCAATGTCATGAGGGTGGCTTTCTCTAACGCTCGCTGGGGAGACCTGGATAAACCTGGCATCCGTGCGCAGCTCCTCGATGGTCTTCGTGCCGCAATAACCCATTCCGGCTCGGAGTCCACCAACTAACTGGTAAACAAAATCGCTCAACGCCCCCTTGAACGGTACGCGACCTTCCACACCTTCGGGAACGAATTTTCCAGTTCCGGAAGCTGATTGTCGGTAGCGTTCACTCGATCCCTTGGCCATCGCACCGATCGAACCCATCCCGCGGTAAACTTTAAAGCTTCGACCGTGGTACAGGATCATGTCGCCAGGGCTCTCCGCCAGTCCGGCAAACAGTCCACCAATCATCACGCAGCTGGCTCCAGCGGCGATCGCTTTGGTGATGTCACCCGAGTAACGAATTCCCCCGTCGGCAATGACAGGAATGTTGTGTTCGTCAGCCACTTTGGCTGCCTCGTGAACCGCTGAAATCTGAGGCACGCCGATTCCACTGACGACTCGTGTCGTACAAATTGAACCGGGACCGATGCCGACCTTGACCGCGTCAACGCCCGCATCGATCAATGCTTTGCAACCATCGGCCGTAGCCACGTTGCCTGCAATCACATCGATATCAAACTTCAGCTTGATCTCTCGAACCGTCTCCATGACGTTTTTCGAGTGACCATGAGCACTATCAACGACCAGCACATCAACATCTTTTTCAATCAGCGCGGCGACTCTTTCGAGATCGTGCACACCAACGGCAGCTCCGGCCCGCAGTCTTCCATGGGAATCCTTGCAGGCGTTGGGGAACCGACGCATCATGTCGATGTCCTTAATCGTTATAAGGCCCTTCAGTTTCCTTTCTTCGTCAATCAGAAGAAGCTTCTCCACCTTTTTTGCCGTTAAAATTTTCTCAGCTTCCTCAAGCGTCACAGTCCCCGTAGCTGTCACCAATGGTTCGGCGGTCATGACCTCAGACACGGCAATTTCCGTGGTTTCGAGAAAGCGAAGATCGCGGCGCGTCAGGATGCCTGTCAGCGTGCCATCCGCTAGCACGATCGGCACACCGGAAACATTGTGCTGCGCCATGATCTCTTTGGCGTGGCCAACGGTCGCGTTGGGAGGCAGCGTGACGGGGTCTTCGATGATGCCGTTGGCCGACCGTTTGACCTTATAGACTTCTTCGGCCTGCATTTCGGCGGGCATATTCTTGTGAATGATGCCGATGCCGCCAACTTTCGCCAATCCGATAGCCATCGCGGATTCGGTGACGGTATCCATGGGACTGGATAGAAACGGAATGTTGATTCCAATTCGCTTCGTCAGACGCGTCGAAACGTTGACGTCGGCGGGGACGATTTCGCTGTAACGGGGCTCGATGAGCACATCGTCGAAAGTAATGGCCTGGTAGCGAATTTTGTCTTGCATGAGTTGCCCCATTTGTTTGGCTAAATGAAGCACCAGATTATGGAACGATTGTGCCAAGTTGGCAACCGGCTCACGGGCGTAATTCAGACCAAATACATGCACCAAACGCAAACGCAAGCGAGAGAGTCAACCAGAGGTGCGCGAACGAGAAAATTTCCCATCACAGCCGAACGGGCTCACTCGCTTCCGCGCCGTGCTTGTACTGACAGTGCAATGGCCTTATCGCCGGGTCACATAGACCGTACAGCCATCAGGCGCCGACGCCTTGAATTGGTCAACATCCGATTCCGATATCAGCAGAGATGAAACCGACAGATGAAACTCCTTGAGATTCGCGGGGATCTCAAAATTCCTGAGCTCATCTTTTGTCATTATCAATGAAACGACCCTGGCTGATGTCAAGTTCGGCATTTCATGCAAGAACTCGATTCCGCAAAGTAAGTCGGAACCAAGCGACAGGCTCTTGAGATTCGT is part of the Mariniblastus fucicola genome and harbors:
- the guaB gene encoding IMP dehydrogenase gives rise to the protein MQDKIRYQAITFDDVLIEPRYSEIVPADVNVSTRLTKRIGINIPFLSSPMDTVTESAMAIGLAKVGGIGIIHKNMPAEMQAEEVYKVKRSANGIIEDPVTLPPNATVGHAKEIMAQHNVSGVPIVLADGTLTGILTRRDLRFLETTEIAVSEVMTAEPLVTATGTVTLEEAEKILTAKKVEKLLLIDEERKLKGLITIKDIDMMRRFPNACKDSHGRLRAGAAVGVHDLERVAALIEKDVDVLVVDSAHGHSKNVMETVREIKLKFDIDVIAGNVATADGCKALIDAGVDAVKVGIGPGSICTTRVVSGIGVPQISAVHEAAKVADEHNIPVIADGGIRYSGDITKAIAAGASCVMIGGLFAGLAESPGDMILYHGRSFKVYRGMGSIGAMAKGSSERYRQSASGTGKFVPEGVEGRVPFKGALSDFVYQLVGGLRAGMGYCGTKTIEELRTDARFIQVSPASVRESHPHDIAITQEAPNYSTDGAGGDYA